tTCAGTGCCATAATATGTAACTTATTTCAAAACTTTTAAGATGTCAAGAGGTATAAATGGATGTTCATTGGACAAAATAAAGATTTTGAGCAATTAACAAAGAGGTAAGTAGCACAGAACCATATAATTCAAAGTTTCAGTTCATACCTTCCGGGAACTATACAAGTACCATGACCTGCAAGAATCGGCAAAAAACAAACATTAGTACTATTAAGGTgcaattataaaaacaaataaaaattaaaaagcgtTTTCTTTGATTTATAGCAACTCATTAAAACAATGGTTTTGTCAGAACAGTCTAAGGATCAAGTTACAAAAATCTTTGCCAGTTGCTTGTGCCTTTCATTTtgtgaaaaatccaaaaacacaccTTAAACACCAAGTTAAACTATATGTTCTTTCTTGAAAAttgggttgggggggggggggggggggggggggtgtggtggGTGGTGATTGGGGGAGGGGAGGAGATACATGCATGGCACTTTGACTGTTTAGTTTTTTCCCCCTGTTTTGGAGGCATGGCTTTCATTCTTGATGCACGCACTCTACTATCAAGGTTATTAACTTGAGCTCACATATTAACCCATCTCTACAACAAAAGACAAAATACAACACTTTAACCAAGTCAGAATTCCATACTTGGATCTGTTGTAGTGATGGTCGCCACCCCCTTAAAATCACAGGTCCCAGAAGATTTAGCCATCTGCTGAAAATATGCATTGAATGCATATGTTGCATGTGTCACAACATTATTAGGTTCATAACATGGTTGCCCCTGCAACAATGGTGAGCAATCCACCTTCCCTGGCCCACAAGCCCAATCCAGTGCTGCCTGTAGCATTTTTGGATCAGCGCCATCCTTTGCAACACAGAAGGTTTGGTTTGTGGTGTCATTGGCCAAAACAGTCCCCGCACCAGTCAAATGTAAGATATAAACTGGCATACCATTAGCATTGAAAAGTCCCCAGTTCTTTTCAGAGACTGAACCAGGTCTCAAATCCTCATTGTAAAGCTCATAGATATAAGTACTAACTGCAATCCCAGGATGCTTAGGAGTCCCTGTGTTGTTAAGCACATGCCTGATCAAGTTACTGTTGTAAGTGTTGGCATTTTCAACGGTTGCATCTGGCTCAGCTGAGCCACCCTTGGATGGCCAACCTGACTCAGTAACTACTATGGGGACATTGGTGAAATTTAGATAGGACATTGCAAAATAAGTTGCATCAACAAGAGCATCAAAGACATTAGTGTAATGAAGGAGCGTGTTAGCATCCACAGCTTCCTTGTTCGGAGGAAGGGGGCGGAACAATGCATAGTCCAATGGGATCACTCCATTGGATTGCATGTAATCATAATATGGGTACACGTTAATCATAAGGTATGATCCTGTAGATTGCAAAAATTTGAGCAAGGGAACCATGACTGGATCCCATGAGCGGTTAAAGAAGGCTTGGGAAGGTGGGAACGAGTCAAGGATAACGGAAGAAGAGTGCGGAGTGGAGACTTTGATTTGGCGATCTAGATTAGAGGCAACAAGGGCAGAGTGGATGAACTTTAACGCTGAGACTAGGACTGGAGCAGCATTTGGGAGGGTCGTTAGGACTTCAGATCCAACAGCTATTGCTGTAATGTTGGTAGCAGGGACATGAGCTAGAACATTACGAGTAACCCAGTTGGCTGCAGTGGCATTGGACTGACCAATCCCAAGGAGCTGGTCATTGGGAACAGCAACAGTCACCTGGATGCCTGTTTTGGCAAGGGCAAGGAGCATGGCTTGGTCAGCATCATAGAGCCTGACATGTCGAATATTCTGCGCTTTAAGAAGGGCCACTACCTGAGTTGGGCTTGGCATGTTAGAGAGGTCTGTACCAAGATTTACTCCAATGAAGGCATCtgcaaaaggaaaaacaaggtTGAAGGCTTAGACATATACCTTCTCCATGGGAAACAGATTATGTTCCATATTCAATAAAGCACAACACTTAAATACAATCCTTTGTGCAACAAAGCCATAGTTTAATGTGGACAAACAATCAAACATGTATGCATTATTGAGACGAGTAAAAAGAATCTAATCATTCAGAAGACTTTCAATATCATCAATTGGCCTTCTTATAATATCGACTTGATCAAATGATCATCACCCATTCACATACTTTATGATCAATCACAAGAAGTAGATTTTAAGCTCTAAGTTTCAAGGATAAAGTTAATTATATTCCAACAGAAGATTCTCGATATCATCCTATAATCCTAACAAACtggctattaaaaaaaaaaaaaagactgcaATAACACTAGTTACCGTGTGATAGTTTAAGCTACATGAGGTACAAAGAGGTAAACCCAAATGATCATCTACCATTCACATAGTTTCTGAATAATCAACAAGAATATTTACGGTGTTAAGTCTCACCAGTAAAGCTGATGATATAGCCAACCACAAATACATGATTGATCAAACGTAAACAGAATATATAAACTCAGATATTACCAAACATCCATCTACTCTAAGTGGGTCTAGTTTAACACCTGGGTAAGACCCAATCCAATCAGACCAATTCCAGTTAAGAATCATCATAAAGCAATGAGCAAAATTTGTCACTCCAATACTTAGTTGGAAGGGATATGTTATGATCAGCCCCTAGATTATGGGCCTCATTGTCCCTCCGAAGTCAGATACAAAGCTTGAGGACTAATTTGATCTTAGATATCGCAACACTTACTGGAACTAAAGTTAACAGTCATTAAATTATAGAAATACACAGGACACAAGAGGCATTATAAAATTCTGAGATCATTGTATGTCTGCTACTGGAAAAATCTGATGGATGACAATAATTTACTAATCTTGCTATTGAGATCGggatttttatgttttcctcTTCTGTTCaagacataaaaaattatacaatcaAACAGCTAGGATGGGCTTCCAAACGAGTGACAACTAGAAAGAGAATGAGCAGCCAACAAAATTAAGGATGCTAA
This genomic stretch from Quercus lobata isolate SW786 chromosome 3, ValleyOak3.0 Primary Assembly, whole genome shotgun sequence harbors:
- the LOC115981808 gene encoding glucan endo-1,3-beta-glucosidase 3-like isoform X2, translating into MPSPTQVVALLKAQNIRHVRLYDADQAMLLALAKTGIQVTVAVPNDQLLGIGQSNATAANWVTRNVLAHVPATNITAIAVGSEVLTTLPNAAPVLVSALKFIHSALVASNLDRQIKVSTPHSSSVILDSFPPSQAFFNRSWDPVMVPLLKFLQSTGSYLMINVYPYYDYMQSNGVIPLDYALFRPLPPNKEAVDANTLLHYTNVFDALVDATYFAMSYLNFTNVPIVVTESGWPSKGGSAEPDATVENANTYNSNLIRHVLNNTGTPKHPGIAVSTYIYELYNEDLRPGSVSEKNWGLFNANGMPVYILHLTGAGTVLANDTTNQTFCVAKDGADPKMLQAALDWACGPGKVDCSPLLQGQPCYEPNNVVTHATYAFNAYFQQMAKSSGTCDFKGVATITTTDPSHGTCIVPGSVGKNGTIVNGTSLAPSSNSTTSGCLSQYFHGDGSFTSSVIVGILVLSAVLL
- the LOC115981808 gene encoding glucan endo-1,3-beta-glucosidase 3-like isoform X1 — its product is MAMLLLFFLLAVSVVSADEDAFIGVNLGTDLSNMPSPTQVVALLKAQNIRHVRLYDADQAMLLALAKTGIQVTVAVPNDQLLGIGQSNATAANWVTRNVLAHVPATNITAIAVGSEVLTTLPNAAPVLVSALKFIHSALVASNLDRQIKVSTPHSSSVILDSFPPSQAFFNRSWDPVMVPLLKFLQSTGSYLMINVYPYYDYMQSNGVIPLDYALFRPLPPNKEAVDANTLLHYTNVFDALVDATYFAMSYLNFTNVPIVVTESGWPSKGGSAEPDATVENANTYNSNLIRHVLNNTGTPKHPGIAVSTYIYELYNEDLRPGSVSEKNWGLFNANGMPVYILHLTGAGTVLANDTTNQTFCVAKDGADPKMLQAALDWACGPGKVDCSPLLQGQPCYEPNNVVTHATYAFNAYFQQMAKSSGTCDFKGVATITTTDPSHGTCIVPGSVGKNGTIVNGTSLAPSSNSTTSGCLSQYFHGDGSFTSSVIVGILVLSAVLL